A DNA window from Anastrepha obliqua isolate idAnaObli1 chromosome 5, idAnaObli1_1.0, whole genome shotgun sequence contains the following coding sequences:
- the LOC129248041 gene encoding lysosomal aspartic protease-like, producing MFKLAVAILCLALVADAALVRIPLKKSGKRNSVKDRKAQGAMLRSKYNSTFFATSEQLSNAYNDAYYGPITIGTPPQNFLVLFDTGSSNLWVPGAPCADSDLACLYHNTYNASASSTYQANGEAFAIQYGSGSLSGYLVEDTVTISGMNITGQTFAVATSEPGDTFVYSDFDGILGMGYQQISVDNVEPPFYNLYTEGWIESPVFGFYLARDPSDTDGGELTLGGIDSSHYVGELTYVPVSSEGYWQFLMGWVSISDTLACVYCSAIADTGTSLIGVPTELYINIQSGIGAQLNDDGEYVVNCSQVASLPNVYFYMGGTMFNLTSSDYIIEAENYYGDTVCMSVFEDSGSSLWILGDVFIGKYYTVFDWGNNRVGFARAAINSTASSSSSSCVCA from the coding sequence atgttcaagTTGGCCGTAGCCATTTTGTGTTTGGCCTTGGTCGCCGACGCTGCACTCGTACGCATACCGTTAAAAAAGAGCGGCAAGCGTAATTCCGTTAAGGATAGAAAAGCTCAGGGAGCTATGCTACGTAGCAAAtataattcaacattttttgccACATCCGAGCAATTGAGCAACGCTTACAACGATGCCTACTATGGACCCATCACCATTGGCACGCCACCACAGAACTTTCTCGTTCTCTTCGATACTGGCTCGTCGAACTTATGGGTACCCGGCGCACCCTGTGCGGACAGCGATCTAGCTTGCCTATATCACAATACCTACAATGCGAGCGCCTCCTCCACTTATCAGGCAAATGGTGAGGCTTTCGCCATCCAATACGGCAGCGGCAGCCTTTCGGGTTACTTGGTTGAAGACACAGTAACGATTAGCGGCATGAACATTACTGGACAAACGTTTGCAGTAGCTACCTCCGAACCTGGTGACACTTTCGTCTACTCGGACTTTGATGGCATTCTTGGCATGGGCTATCAACAAATCTCTGTTGATAATGTGGAACCACCATTCTATAATTTGTATACAGAAGGTTGGATCGAGTCCCCGGTCTTCGGTTTCTACCTAGCACGTGATCCATCAGACACCGATGGTGGTGAACTTACACTTGGTGGCATTGATTCAAGCCATTATGTTGGTGAACTCACCTATGTGCCGGTCTCGAGTGAAGGCTATTGGCAATTCCTGATGGGCTGGGTCAGCATTAGCGACACTTTGGCATGCGTCTATTGCTCAGCCATTGCCGACACCGGCACCAGTTTGATTGGTGTTCCCACTGAGTTGTATATCAACATTCAAAGCGGCATTGGTGCTCAACTCAATGATGATGGTGAATACGTTGTGAATTGCTCTCAGGTGGCTAGCTTGCCGAATGTTTACTTCTATATGGGTGGCACAATGTTCAACCTCACCAGTTCTGATTACATAATCGAAGCAGAAAATTATTATGGTGACACAGTTTGTATGTCTGTCTTCGAGGATTCCGGCTCGTCTTTGTGGATCCTTGGCGATGTCTTCATTGGAAAGTATTACACCGTTTTCGATTGGGGCAACAACCGAGTTGGTTTTGCCCGAGCTGCAATCAATAGTACGGCTTCCAGTTCCAGCTCCAGTTGCGTCTGCGCCTGA
- the LOC129249190 gene encoding lysosomal aspartic protease-like, giving the protein MLKLIVVVLCLGLAVVADILRIPLLKPCKMRSLENRGTMLAVLRGKYNSSHSISSEQLSNYVDDEYYGPITIGTPPQTFNVLFDTGSSNLWVPRAPCDATNKACQKHNTYNANASSTYRPNGKAFRIKYGSGNLTGYLVEDTVSVAGLAISGQTFAVATAEPDTTFADTKFDGILGMAYQHLAIDNVVPPFYNLYKQGLIDSPVFAFYLARNGTSRKGGELTLGGVDPKHFVGKLTYVPVSRQMYWEFQMEWVSVGLTKTCYNCSAIADTGTSLIAVPTHLHKNIQNSIGALPNKTGEYLVECANVDILPPISFQIAGTTFTLSSAEYIVELENKNGEIVCMSAFEDGGTNFWILGDVFIGKYYTVFDWGNNRVGFGLAA; this is encoded by the coding sequence atgttaaaactAATAGTAGTCGTGTTGTGTTTGGGGTTGGCCGTCGTTGCCGATATCCTACGTATTCCATTGTTAAAGCCCTGCAAAATGAGGAGTCTAGAGAATCGCGGCACGATGCTAGCTGTATTGCGTGGGAAGTACAATTCAAGTCATTCTATATCCTCAGAACAACTGAGCAATTACGTCGACGATGAGTACTATGGACCTATCACAATTGGCACACCACCGCAGACTTTTAACGTTCTTTTCGATACTGGCTCATCGAACTTATGGGTACCCAGAGCACCGTGCGATGCCACCAATAAGGCTTGCCAAAAACACAATACCTACAACGCGAACGCATCCAGTacatatcggccaaatggtaaAGCTTTCCGCATAAAATATGGCAGCGGCAATCTTACGGGTTACTTAGTTGAGGACACCGTGAGCGTTGCTGGTTTGGCCATAAGCGGTCAAACTTTCGCCGTAGCAACCGCAGAGCCTGATACCACCTTCGCCGATACGAAATTCGATGGCATACTTGGCATGGCCTATCAACATTTAGCTATTGATAATGTAGTGCcaccattttataatttatacaaGCAGGGTTTAATCGACTCGCCTGTCTTTGCTTTCTACTTGGCCCGTAATGGTACATCGCGGAAAGGTGGCGAACTTACACTCGGCGGTGTGGATCCGAAACACTTTGTTGGCAAACTCACGTATGTGCCAGTCTCACGACAGATGTATTGGGAATTCCAGATGGAATGGGTAAGCGTAGGTTTGACTAAAACCTGTTACAATTGCTCCGCCATTGCTGATACTGGCACCAGCTTGATTGCTGTGCCAACTCACCTTCATAAGAATATACAAAACTCTATTGGTGCTTTGCCCAATAAAACGGGTGAATACTTGGTGGAATGCGCCAATGTGGATATTCTGCCGCCGATTTCGTTCCAAATTGCTGGCACTACGTTTACTCTCAGCAGTGCTGAATATATTGTTGaactcgaaaataaaaatggtgaaattgTGTGTATGTCGGCCTTCGAAGATGGCGGCACAAATTTCTGGATTCTTGGTGATGTCTTTATTGGAAAGTATTACACCGTTTTCGATTGGGGCAACAACCGAGTTGGTTTTGGTTTGGCCGCATGA
- the LOC129248089 gene encoding lysosomal aspartic protease-like has protein sequence MFKLAVAILCLALVADAALVRVPLKKSGKRNSVKDRKAQGAMLRSKYNSTLFATSEQLSNAYNDAYYGPITIGTPPQNFLVLFDTGSSNLWVPGAPCADSDLACLYHNTYNASASSTYRANGEAFAIQYGSGSLSGYLAQDTVTISGMNITGQTFAVATSEPGDTFVYSDFDGILGMGYQQISVDNVEPPFYNLYTEGWIESPVFGFYLTRNGSASDGTDGGELTLGGIDSSHYVGELTYVPVQSEGYWQFQMGWVSISETLACVYCSAIADTGTSLIGVPTELYTNIQSGIGAQLNDDGEYVVNCSQVASLPNVYFYMGGTMFHLTSSDYIIEAENYYGDTVCMSVFEDSGSSLWILGDVFIGKYYTVFDWGNNRVGFAPAAINSTASSSSSSCVCA, from the coding sequence atgttcaagTTGGCTGTAGCCATTTTGTGTTTGGCCTTGGTCGCCGACGCTGCACTCGTACGCGTACCGTTAAAAAAGAGCGGCAAGCGTAATTCCGTTAAGGATAGAAAAGCTCAGGGAGCTATGCTACGTAGCAAATATAATTCAACATTATTTGCCACATCCGAACAATTGAGCAACGCTTACAACGATGCCTACTATGGACCCATTACCATTGGCACGCCACCACAGAACTTTCTCGTTCTCTTCGATACCGGTTCGTCGAACTTATGGGTACCCGGCGCACCCTGTGCGGACAGCGATCTAGCTTGCCTATATCACAATACCTACAATGCGAGCGCCTCCTCCACTTATCGGGCAAATGGTGAGGCTTTCGCCATCCAATACGGCAGCGGCAGCCTTTCGGGTTACTTGGCTCAAGACACGGTAACGATTAGCGGCATGAACATTACCGGACAAACGTTTGCAGTAGCTACCTCCGAACCTGGTGACACTTTCGTCTACTCGGACTTTGATGGCATTCTTGGCATGGGCTATCAACAAATCTCTGTTGATAATGTGGAACCACCATTCTATAATTTGTATACAGAAGGTTGGATCGAGTCCCCGGTCTTCGGTTTCTACCTAACACGTAATGGATCAGCCAGCGATGGCACCGATGGTGGTGAACTTACACTTGGTGGCATTGATTCAAGCCATTATGTTGGTGAACTCACCTATGTGCCGGTCCAGAGTGAAGGCTATTGGCAATTCCAGATGGGCTGGGTCAGCATTAGCGAAACTTTGGCATGCGTCTATTGCTCAGCCATTGCCGACACCGGCACCAGTTTGATTGGTGTCCCCACTGAGTTGTATACCAACATTCAAAGCGGCATTGGTGCTCAACTCAATGATGATGGTGAATACGTTGTGAATTGCTCTCAGGTGGCTAGCTTGCCGAATGTTTACTTCTATATGGGTGGCACAATGTTCCACCTCACCAGTTCTGATTACATAATCGAAGCAGAAAATTATTATGGTGACACAGTTTGTATGTCTGTCTTCGAGGATTCCGGCTCGTCTTTGTGGATCCTTGGCGATGTCTTCATTGGAAAGTATTACACCGTTTTCGATTGGGGCAACAACCGAGTTGGTTTTGCCCCAGCTGCAATCAATAGTACGGCTTCCAGTTCCAGCTCCAGTTGCGTCTGCGCCTGA